A portion of the Heptranchias perlo isolate sHepPer1 unplaced genomic scaffold, sHepPer1.hap1 HAP1_SCAFFOLD_64, whole genome shotgun sequence genome contains these proteins:
- the LOC137317982 gene encoding zinc finger protein OZF-like — translation MEKPWKCGDCGKGFRFPSLLETHRRNHTGERPFTCSVCGKRFIQSSSLLTHQLVHTDMRPFKCSDCEKSFKSKTERLAHQRNHTGERSFTCTECGKRFTNSSHLLTHQRVHTGERPFTCSVCGTGFTLSSCLIKHQIVHIDKRPFKCSDCEKSFKRTSDLLTHQRVHTGERPFTCSVCGKGFTQSSSLMIHQRVHTGERPFTCSVCVKGFTQAGTGAMGRAASFAEPAQARWTERPLAQSRHRRDEPSGLFLRAGTGAVSPTPAKPALPSQATHGCGPSLCRARTRIIILVAPAQGPRLDVNALR, via the exons atggagaagccgtggaaatgtggggactgtgggaaaggattcagatTCCCATCCcttctggaaactcatcgacgcaatcacaccggggagaggccgttcacctgctctgtgtgtggaaagagattcattcagtcatccagTCTTCTGACACAtcagcttgttcacactgatatgagacctttcaaatgttctgactgtgagaagagctttaaaagtaaaACGGAACGACTGGCACACCAACgcaatcacactggggagaggtcgttcacctgcactgagtgtgggaagagattcaccaaTTCATCCCATCTGCtaacacaccaacgagttcacactggggagaggccgttcacctgctctgtgtgtgggacagGTTTCACTCTGTCATCCTGCCTCATTAAACACCAAATTGTTCACAttgataagagaccctttaaatgttctgactgtgagaagagctttaaaagaacaagtgatctgctgacacaccagcgagttcacactggggagaggccgttcacctgctccgtgtgtgggaagggattcactcagtcatccagcctaaTGATACACCAGcgtgttcacactggggagaggccgttcacctgctccgtgtgtgtgaagggattcactca ggccggcacgggcgcgatgggccgagcggcctctttcgcagagccggcacaggcgcgatggaccGAGCGgcctcttgcacagagccggcacaggcgcgatgagccgagcggcctctttctcaGAGCCGGCACCGGAGCCGTCAGCCCGACCCCCGCCAAGCCCGCTCTCCCATCTCAGGCCACTCacgggtgcgggccctccctttGTCGGGCGAGGACCCGCATCATCATCCTCGTGGCCCCGGCACAAGGACCGCGTCTTGACGTCAATGCGCTAAGGTGA